The genomic segment GAACACGTACTTCGTGGTCGCGCATTTCCACATGGTGATGGGCGTATCGCCGATCCTGGTGGTGTTCGGCGGCATCTACCACTGGTATCCCAAGGTGACGGGCCGCATGCTGGACGACCACCTGGGCCGCGTGCATTTCTGGGTCACCTTCATCGGCACCTACGCCATCTTCTTCCCGATGCACTACCTGGGTGTGCTGGGCATGCCGCGGCGCTACTACGCGTACGAGAACTACGCGTTCATTCCGGAATCCGCGCACGTGATGAACATGTACATCTCGATCGCGGCCTTCATCGTCGCAGCGGCCCAACTGCTGTTCGTCTTCAACCTGGCCTGGAGCGTCAGGCACGGACGCAAGGCCGACAGCAACCCGTGGCGCGCGGCGTCACTGGAATGGCAGACACCGCAGACGCCGCCCGCGCACGGCAACTGGGGCCCGCACCTGCCGGTGGCCTACCGCTGGGCCTATGCCTACAGCGTGCCCGGCGCGAAGGAGGACTTCATCGCGCAGAACGCGCCGCCCGAGGCCGGCGGCGCCGAGCCCGAACCTCACCCCAGCCGTGGAGCCGTGGCATGAACGCCGAAGCTCTCTACAAGGTCAGCCGCGACGAGTTCGGCGGCAGTCCGTCGGGCGGTGGCCAGACCCGCAATGAGAACGCCGGCGGCGCGCCCGCCTCCATCGGGCTGTGGGTCTTCATGGGCGTGGTCACGGTGCTGTTCGCGCTGTTCCTGACGGCGTATGCCATGCGCATGGACAGCCCCGACTGGCAGCGCATTGCGCTGCCGTGGCAGGTATGGCTGTCCACCGCGCTGCTGGCGGCAGGCAGCGTGGCCATGCAGGCGGCGGTGCGCCTGGCACGTGCGGGCCGCATGGCCGGGGCGCGGCGGGCGCTGCGCCTGGGCGGGCTGGGCGCGGCGGCCTTTGTCGCGTCGCAGCTATGGGCCTGGCTGGCGCT from the Cupriavidus sp. WKF15 genome contains:
- a CDS encoding bb3-type cytochrome oxidase subunit III, with the translated sequence MNAEALYKVSRDEFGGSPSGGGQTRNENAGGAPASIGLWVFMGVVTVLFALFLTAYAMRMDSPDWQRIALPWQVWLSTALLAAGSVAMQAAVRLARAGRMAGARRALRLGGLGAAAFVASQLWAWLALQAAHVGPASNPAGSFFYLLTATHGLHVLGGLAGWAFAAGFRGSGEGAVLRMVLCARYWHFLLAVWVVLLAALGWLTPEIVRYICGTA